One Osmia lignaria lignaria isolate PbOS001 chromosome 4, iyOsmLign1, whole genome shotgun sequence genomic window, TTCTCAGCCATCCGTTCTCGACGATCATCTCCCTGGTGGCGGCCTCATTGTTTAAGTACCCTTTCATAACGTGAGGACCCCTCACCCAGAGTTCACCAGTTTGACCGGGACTAGAAATATCTTCGTTGGTAATTGGATCGACTAATCTAACATCGCATCCGGCTACGTTCTTCCCGATGCTACCTGGCTTCTGGCCAGTCGTTTCTAAGCAAATGGCTGGCGATGTTTCCGTCATTCCGTATCCTTGACAAAACAAGCGTTAATATGAACATAACGCTTTGTTTACAGGTTAAAAAATAGATGTTCGAgaagtatttttataatttacctTGACAGAACTTTAATTTACTATTATCTATCTGAAACTTCGCATAAAATCTCTCGACGTCCGGATTTGATAAGGGCGCCGCTCCGCTGATTACGTGATGCATGTTTTCCAAGTATTCTCTTTTGATAAACGGCGACGCATTCAGGAACAAAAGTACCGGTGGCACAACGAACAGACCTGTAGACTATGAATAAAATACGAATAGAATGCATTCGATGCATGTTTTGATGATGATCATTTATAGGCTACCTTGTACTTGGCTAGAACTGTGGTAAACAACTCGGGTGTAAATTTAGGGACAGTGATTATTTGGGTGCCTTCTGCGAGACGTGGTAAAACGATTACGTTCATTCCAAAGATATGGAAGAATGGTAGAACCATGGGCAATATTTCTTGGAAactttctgtaaaaaaaaatacatagtaAATGGATTGCTTCCAACGGGGCCCCTGGAAGGTGGGGCCTGGAGGTGCTATGGAAAATCAATAGAAATGGTTGTATGTGATAAGACACGTTTTTAaagagaattattatttatttcagtgTGTCATCTATCTTACTAATTTAATGACCAACACGTGCAAAAGTACCATGTTGTCTACCCAAAGGTCATCGATAACGAACAGcacaaatgaaatattatcgcataatttgaaaaagaaaaaaacagatgCATTCATAAATAGTTTAACCTTGAaataagaattgaaaaattaaaaactgttaTTACGTATCTTACTACATATGtccattttcattgtttcacgtttaaatgataaataacaaaTGTTTCTTTACCTGACGCTTCCACCCACATTTTTCCTTTAGCCGTTCGATCCACCATCTCCATATTGGAAACAATATTTCTATGTGTTAACATAACACCCTTTGGCAATCCAGTCGTTCCACTGGAATACGGCAAGACCGCCATATCATGAATAGACGCGTCAGATAGTTTTAAAGCAGGCAAACTTTTGCCACGTTCAATCAGATCCTacgaaaatttcattatattgaATGACAAATGAAAAGAGAACATTGGGTGTTTAAAAAAcgataaaggaaaaagaatcgTTCGATTGGTACCTCTTCTTATCATTACTATTTTCACCTCAAAACTCGAATTTTTGTATAGAAAAACAAGCGAGAAGACTCTTCCGAAATAACCCGTAGAGTATCGACTCTTCGAATCGTCGAACCGGATGATTCGTTAACCGGATGACTGGTTTATCAATTGAGCTACCCAGGCACGTTGATAAATTCTTTCTCCCTAAGTTTAATATTCGTCCAGTGACTACATTTTCGTCCATGCGAATTTCAATAAAACTGTATCAAAGAAAGAACGAATCGATGGATTGATTAGATGGAAATTAAAAGCAGCTGCTAGCCCTTATAAAATCAAACTTTCTTAACTCGGAGGTATGAAATAAACAGATTCTTTCTTTCCCATTATGAATTTCCATTTCCATCCATTCTTTTAGTTTCTTTTGAAACATAATAATAACAGTTCTCACCTTAAACGGTATAGTGCCTTCGGGAATGGGTCCAGTACCATCCTCGATGACTATGAAGGGTGATCCAGGCGGAAGCGCACCGGTCGCAGCTTCCAGCGTGGTCCGTGCAATTTCCGCCACGGTAATCACCGCCTTCGCCCCAGAATCCTTCAACTGCCTTTTAATTTCATCTGTTCGAAACATGCAACCGAATAATTTTAACTCTTCGCACGACTCGTTTagatacaaataaaaaaatatggtgatcgttgtaaaaacttTATTACTTCATTTTCTGTTCGTTCGTATGCAAACAACGTAACAAGAGGTTATACGGTTTTGTATAATGCAAAGTTTAATTAACTTACCGGCTGTGTAAAATGGATTGACAGTGGTCACGATGAGATCAGCATCCACGGTGCCGAGGAACGATATAATCGTTTCTGGATAATTGGGTGCCACTAGGGCAACCACGTCACGCTTCTTCAGGCCCATGTTCAACAAACTTCTCCCCACATAATTAGCCGCGTCCCTAGTTTCGATGTACGTATACTTCCTTCCGGTCACCGCGCATACCTAAAACGATGTCACAATAAAGACACTCGTGATTTTTATTAGATTACGCGGTTCGCACGGAAATCAATAACCAGgcaaatataaaaatcatttaataaaatCGAATCCTGATGATGGTCCCCATCAGGGCCAAAAACTAGGGCATCACCATATTTCCTGGGAGTATACACGCGACGCTATCTCGAAATTATTCACAGTAGCGTTTGTTATGCCATGGGAAGGGCCAAGAGTGAATGACTTCCTTCTGTTTGGTAATACTCGTTGTGTGCGCAACGACACGTATCTTTATCTGTGAATGCAAGTTTCTTTGATCCCGTGTCAGCTGTTTGCTCAGTTGCCTAAGATTCATACGCGACGCTCCGGAAGTCGGGTAGCCAACTTTTTATCGCGTGTGTCTCCGAAAAAATATAGCAGGTTGCAAGATAATATAGAGTGATCGAagatcaaaatttcaaaaataattaacaatgaatatttcatttgttTGCATGTTCTTTTAGCATTCAACTTTCGTGTAACTTCGTCGAATGACCGTGAAAGTGCCAGTCATTGTGGCATTCGTCATCGTGTAAAAACAGTAAGGTAATCGCAAGGTCCGTCTACGATCGACGTAAATAATACATTCGATTAATCTCAGACCGTCCGCAACGAGCTCTCCTACTCCTCCTATGCAAGCGGAATTAATTATTCCTTTCACTAAGAACAGCTCGTACTCGACTCAATGCCAACTCAAGTTTCTCAGAAACAAGTCCTTAGtaacaataagaaaaaaaaaaaaacaaatcctaaaattcaaatatttaaaatgaaattaccaGAGCAGTCTTATTGGCATGTTTGTCGATGTTCCTCCAGATGAACTCCTGAATGCGCATCTCGCAATGAGTAACATCGCCATACGGCGAGGGGAAAATTTTTTTCCCGTTTTCATCCTCGATGATTTTGTGTCGCGCCTGGGTGGACGCGCATCTAACAGACCGGTTTAAAAGTTTCGCCCCACTCTCCTGTAGCTGCATCAGCCTTTGGGTGCAGCGAAGAATTTGCCTTACGCTCGTCATGCTTCCAACTTCTTCTCTTGATTTTTCCTCTTCGTTCTGTCCGTTTACGCGAACGTTCCTAGCTATTCATTAAGGCAATTACGGACCCTGGAAACCATACAATATCCGTTGTAAAATTATTCTGTGTGAAAGCGGCTTTCTACTGCGATGTAAACTAATAGGTCGTAAACATCGATGACAACACAAGAAAATATGAAGAAACATTGATAAAGCGTCACCTAACAtgaaacataataaaatatgaatatgaaCAATCATTCTACGATATGTAATACTATATGGAAGATGATAAGATTAGTTCCTGATAATTTTTCGTCGAAATCCAGCGAGCTCCGTTTGATACGATTCTTCCGAATAATTATGCCAAGGGCGATTCACCCGCGCAGATAACGAGCTGCAAACCGGATAAAaagtatacatattatacacGACGAGAAAGCCGCGTTGAGCGTACATCGTTTATCTCTCGTGGAATGTTTGCACCGAATCTTTGCCAGTGGTAATAATTGTGAGGACGAATTGCCGTTCAATAAATAACAGTTCAAAGTACGATTCATCGAGTTATCGTCGATGACACACCTCGCTCGTACATGTTATCTTGCTCGTAACGTAAATACACcgatttctttttcctccttctTTGCATTATCACGTCAAACGGTACAAGAGTCAACTCTGAATGACTGACAAGTAATACGTCGGAACACTATCGTGTACAATTTAAAGTTTCAATATTCACGATGACAATAACACCGAGGAATATTTATGAAGGCTTATTTTCGAATTTGAATACATAACAACCTTTTTCACTGGCAAACATATCCCAGTCTGGCTAATTATTGGCACCGAGGGAAATCGATGTTAATTAACCGGACCGATGCTTTCTGAAAAGCGTCATCTACCGACGTGCATTCGGAGCCGAGAGGCTATCGGTGCATCGGCCTTAAATAACGTTCTACGTAATACGCTTTCACGAAACGTACGTTCACTCCCGGCAAACACTGGCTTTTATTCTTGAACCGCCAGCAAATGAACGTTTTCGTTCTCGCTTTCTGCAATCGGTCTCTTACGGTATCGTCCCTGGACGCAATTGACCCGTTGTTCCTTCGTTTCCGCCCTATCTGGCTATCGTGAATGAAAAAAGCACGCGAGGGATCCAATAAAGATAAACTGGTGAAACGTCTGTGTTCTACGAAACCGAGCAACCGATACGACACAATGTTCCCTGAATCAATCGTTCGGTGCacctaaataataaaaataacccACTTTGCGAATGGTAATTAATCGTggtgaaaattaatataaaggGTTACGATATCGACGATGGAATTTCACGGTTTCGATCGGTCGATCGATTTTCCCGTATCACGCAGGTAACTCGAGACTAACCTGTTGGGTTAACGAGCTCCGTGAAAGGTAACGAGAAAAACCGGTCGCGCGGATAGAAAATCGTGGTAAACAGACAGGTGAAAGTGTACCGTGCATGGAGGCGATTTATCGATAGGTCAGCTCCGTATAGAAACGTATGAAAACAATTCGAACCTTTATACGAATCCTCTCGAAATGCACTTAGATGCAAGTTAGTGAGATTTCTCGTTTATCTTTCTTATTTCGGCGTGTTTGTCTCTTCGATCCGGGATCTTTTGGCACGCACGATCTCCGAATTCCACGATCACCACGATACTCACAAACCGGACCTCGCTCGCGTAACTGTTTTCACTGACAGACTACGGGATTCTCTGGCAAACCGCTTAACTTCAACCAGCCTGTAGATACTGTTCCCCCACTGAACGTGGTCGCAGAAGGAGGCGTGTACAAGGTGCCCGCGAAGAGAGGATTTCTCATTCTCGAGGACGGCTCGGCTGGTTGGTCGAGTGGAACACTCCGAAACGAATTCGCGTATCGCAGAAAATATTGTATTGCGTACTTTAACTCTTTCTTATGATACACACTTCCATCCATAAGCGTCACAGTTAGGCCAATTATCAAATTTGTCTGCGCTCGTTTCGCCTATTCAGGACACACGTCTCTTCGTTCCTCCGTCAATTTTTCTGGGCTCTAGCCTTCTTCTAACAGAGCAATTTCTTTTAAACGATTCGAAAATCATTTGCATCGATGCGTACAGACGCCAGTGGATCCTTGATATGCATACGTCGGGTCAAATTGATGTCAACGATTCAGACCATGCTCAATCATCGCATATTCTTTGTTTGCGCTCAAGTAGCCATTGATTCACGACCCGATTGAACGATATgcgtgcattttttttttatcgtaccTTCATATCGAAAGAACTTTGTTAAATGCAACTGCATGCAAGTTACGTAATTGTAGCAGGTTGATTTTCTGATTCTTCGATTATGTAATGGCTTTGTTTTTCTCGCGCGAATCGACGATTTCCGAGACCGAAATAAACACTGCATCGGTGAATTATTTCAGATAGAAAAGTTGGCCAGAAGATTTTTATCAAAGCTTTCAAATTGTTATTCTGCTTCATCCGCGGGCATCTGCTAAATAATCAACCTGAcacattgtttttcttttatcgatGCAGTTGGACCTCgtttgtatttgaaaaatttgcaaatgttTCTCCTCTTGCCATCTGGCGAGAGGATTCATAGATTTTGAAGCATTATCGTTCGTCGACAATAATCGACTTAGCGTCATAATGATTGCTTTATGATTACCCTTAGTATCGAGGGGGTTAATTAAAACGTGACGAGCGGCGTGACGTGCGTTCGAATGGAAACGATATTTTTCCTCTGGTCGGTGGCCGCATTTAATTTTCGAACCCGATTGCGCCCGGCACGCTTCCGAGGCGTCGGGATGCGTCGCGTCGGCGCAGCGTCATCGACGCCGAATCCGACGTCTCGTGCAGGCCCGTACGATGAGTTACGCGAGACACGTGTTGTGTCTGAAAAGCTGCATCGCTAAGATGTAACCTGTTTACAAAACTTTTAACCGTCGCAAGAGTCTTTGCCCACTCATGCTCATAAATGAATGTTAATAAAAGAGGACAGCACACAATTAATGTGCCCTGAGATATCCAAAAATAAACTCGAGTATTCGTCTGCAATCAGAGCGCAAATACTGCGagcgaatattttttaataaaaaaaaagaaggattttttaaaggaattttaaataattcttgtttAGTGGTGTGGGAGTTGCAAGTCGAAGCACCCCTGCTCGATTCACCCCTGACGAAAGCTGACTAGGACGCCATGTCGACGTTCACCCCTATAGTTCGTCCTCGTTGCCACCCCCGTTACGTCCCCAGCTGACCGTGAATCCCGAGGAACACGCGTAAAGGATCGTGTCGCAGCTAGGATTCATCGCACCAGGTCAATCTCGCTAGACGAATCTGGGCTATGAATGAAGACCCAACCCTTCCATTTCGAGGTAATCGTTGTTTTTCACAAGTGTTTGTGTATCGACAGGCGGAATGGTCGTCGCGTATATTCGTCACATCGGCCGGATTGCGTCATTACGAATCAATTTTTTCCTCTGTGTCATCGAGATTGGAGGAGGACCCGCGGAACGATAGGGGTATACCTCGGCCGCCGACTGAGGATGAGCAAAACCATCAGAGTGCGTGAATTTCTATTCAATGCCCGTTTCATTTCTACATGTATATAGATCGTCGCAAACTAACTTGATGACTCGGCTGAAAGACGTCACTAATGTAGGGCGATACAAGAGTGTAACGTTGAAACGATCAGCGTGCACCGATGCACACGCGTTTCTTCGTAAACGAACCACATGCACGCACACAAATACAGACTGCGTTGAGGAAAAGGAGGTCGATGAGTTGAACGTTTGCGTTTTACGTGTTTCGCAGGTTTTAATAGTGTTACTGTTATCCGTGATCCCCTGGCCAGGACCGAGCGTGTTTAAAATATCATGCCCCCGTGATCGAGCGTCGGTGGTGAGGAGGATCGTTCAGAAGGTAAAGAAATTTTCGACTGAAAATATTCTAACGGATTAACATTTGGACGTGGATGGGCCGCGTGTGATTCGACGTGGTAATTCATTTTGTTTGAGATTTCAGAGATGGATGCCCATTCTGAAGAAGTACCAAGTAGAGCTGCCGTTGGAGTGCCCGTTTCACGAGAGTCGCGACATTTTTCGGCCTCAACAGAAGGCGAAGCACCAGCACAGACCGTCCCAATGGACGTGCGGCCTGTGTGGCAAGTCCTTCTACGCGGAGAAACACTTGGATGCCCACTTCGATAACAGACACAAGAGCAACGTCAACACGGTAATGTATTCTTGTTTTTTTAATCCTTTCAACGATTTAATCAGTGtttcaaatggaaaattaaagGTGTTGCCCTGGCAGAATTTAGCTTGTATAATAATCAATGACAAAGGTGAACACTTAAACGAATGCAAAGTATTCAGACGGAGAAACTGTTGAATAATATCAGCCACACTATTTAATCGAAGAGAATGCAACTCCTGAAG contains:
- the LOC117603429 gene encoding uncharacterized protein LOC117603429, producing MTSVRQILRCTQRLMQLQESGAKLLNRSVRCASTQARHKIIEDENGKKIFPSPYGDVTHCEMRIQEFIWRNIDKHANKTALVCAVTGRKYTYIETRDAANYVGRSLLNMGLKKRDVVALVAPNYPETIISFLGTVDADLIVTTVNPFYTADEIKRQLKDSGAKAVITVAEIARTTLEAATGALPPGSPFIVIEDGTGPIPEGTIPFKDLIERGKSLPALKLSDASIHDMAVLPYSSGTTGLPKGVMLTHRNIVSNMEMVDRTAKGKMWVEASESFQEILPMVLPFFHIFGMNVIVLPRLAEGTQIITVPKFTPELFTTVLAKYKSTGLFVVPPVLLFLNASPFIKREYLENMHHVISGAAPLSNPDVERFYAKFQIDNSKLKFCQGYGMTETSPAICLETTGQKPGSIGKNVAGCDVRLVDPITNEDISSPGQTGELWVRGPHVMKGYLNNEAATREMIVENGWLRTGDIAYYDEDFDFFVTDRLKELIKVKGFQVAPAELEALLRMHPDVQEAAVVGIPDERCGEVPKAYILPKKDAKPNVEDIQNFVKGKVSDYKELRGGVMIVNNIPISPSGKILRTQLKNQYK